The Penaeus chinensis breed Huanghai No. 1 chromosome 34, ASM1920278v2, whole genome shotgun sequence DNA window GGCCGCTATCTTCCATGAATCGTTACTGCACTATCTCTTCGTTTCTCAGATTATCTCGCTCTTTTCATGAAtaatgttgttctttttcttactattattagtagtagcattagcattTGTAAAAGTATTGTTATAAAgatattgttatagctattgttattattataataataataataataataataataataataattattattattattattattattattattattattattattattattattattattggcatgatGGCAAAGATTTGCATGCGTTATCTTGTGGCCGTTTGTGTATGCCGGCTTTAGCAATCCGTTATCTCTCCTTAACCGTTTCTGTGCTATCTCTTAGTTTCTCAGAATATCTCGCGCTTTTTATTAATTCTCGTTAATTTTGATGTACGGTCATAAGATTGATGTATATctgtaatatttaatatatatttttaatttattatttctcGTTTCATCTGATTTATTTCTGTATCTTATTAACAATCATGTTAGATCATTTCGGTAATTATTGTTTAATATAACATTCATTTGCATCTCCCCATCTATGGTTGTGTATTAAGTTCATTTTCCGTGTTACTGTATGTCTCTTTACGCAAATTGAGAGCGAATGGTTATTTGCAAGTATTTGATAGTTTTTTAACGATGTTTTGGCTATTCACAAACAACACAAGCAGCAATTAATTACCAGTCACAAGCTATTATCGCTTTACAGTTGTCgttacccccctcctctttctctctctctctctctctctctctctctctctctctctctctctctctctctctttctctctctctctctctctctctctctctctctctctctctcgttctctctgttaatatttttttttttttttttatttgacggGAATCAGAGGCTCGCCAGTAAGATTTGAGGTCATGTAGTGTCACCGTTGTCTGATCTCCAGCCCAGTGTTGGCGCCATGgagtttgattgttttattttacttgtccccccccacccccctcctctgaGGGGGGTTAGGAGTAAAGTGTGAAATTTCACTATGTACCTCGTCTCTGATAACAGGATGGGACGGGGAATCAGAAGCTCGATTTGGTGCCaactgtaatattattattattattgttttttttttcttttaatgagagatatgtgtgtttcaattattattataattattattgttgttgttgttattactattattattattattattattattattattattattattattattattattattattattattatttgtattattattattagctccaCGCATGATGACAAAGATTTGCATGCGTTATCATGTGGCCGTTGTAGACCGCTATCTCCCATGAATCGTTACTGTGATATCCTTACGCTTCTCAGATGATCTCGCtctttttatgaattttatattattttatattactgttaatagttgtaatagttcatgttcatgttcatgttcatgtttatgttactgttactgttactaataatgttactgttactgttactaatactgtttctgttactaatactgttactgttactaatatcgttactattactaatactgttactgttactaatactgttactgttactaatactgttcctgttactgttattattattattattattattattgttattgttattgttactgatgttatcattgttattagtgctattactattaagagtatcatcatcattattattcctttattatcGTTTAATGTCcttttgattactattactattattatgaatatgttttcatatttattatcactgtttcgttatcatcactattacaacaATCGCTTGATCATTTTGGTAATTATTGTTTAGTATAATGTTCATGTAACACGCATTTCATCAAAAGCATTCTGTTTGAAATTTTTCTTCATATCAGTCCCTCTTATGGCAACAGCCAATGAGCTTCAAGTTGCGTTGCCTCACAACCAATGACAATCGAGATTTCTCTCGTCGCAGCCAATGAGCGTCAAGTTGTCTCGCGTCGCAGCCAATCATAGTAGGAACTACTATCGGAAACGGtgcccctcccatccatccgtcCGCGTTCCCCCTGTTCCCCCAAGACTGTTATCAGTTACACTCTGACTATCGGCGTGAgtgctgtctctttctgtgttcttgtgcgatatgtatttatgtgaacgagtgaaggaaaaggatttACATTTCAACATATTTTCGCCAAGCTAATACTGGGAGAAAATACTACATTCAAGCTCAGACTCGATGGAGATGGAATCTTATCGTCGCCGAAAGTAAGTAAATGTGCAATTTTTTACATTCATACAGCCTTATAATGGTTTATTTTTGTGTATCCAGTAGTGTCTCCTCCTGCTTTTCGTATTGAAAGATATGTATGAATTTCCATGCACATTTTTAATTCGCGTCGTAaatgtttttctatattttcccccttcttttcatcCTCGCTGGTGACTGACTCATTTCTCCTTATGGATGGATTCACTCTTGTCTTGATGagttttctgtccctttcttctgtctactgtgtgtgtgtgcgtgcctgcctgcctgtctctgtctcggtctctcggtctctcttttactcgctctttccttctctttctctcgcgctttctctttctttcatcatttctacGAATTGTTAAAGCCAAAATGTGTCGTGCGTGTCATTGGTGCCGTATCCACCGTTCGGTATATCCACATTTCCCAAGGCTGGCGCCAAATCAATGGAACCAGAAGCTCCTCTGCAGGATGGATGAACCAAGTAATAACAATCCACAGTTTAATAGGTaggttgtatgtaagtatgtatttattagttttatgtattttttttgactgtgtgtgtgttacaaagtGTGTTGTCcctcagaaaagtttaaaaagttattGAAATATCTTATAGGGGTATTGAAGGGATAAAATCGTTATAAATTATGATTCTCTGTTCCATGCTGTTATTTAATGAAACAAATTAACGTGACATGGGTAAATTACATTAATGCGGTGTCGAGGGCTACTtggaaattcatgtatttaattgtatatgtttatacgtgtgtgtgtatgtatgtatgtacaatttagTGTATTTCAAtgattgtcgattttctaaactTTGCTCGAagcccgggggcaagttaagaaataggcgcctatgaattgtctgagtttggaaatgtattttctaataaaatcaaagaatatctcgcgggtgtctattttcaattgaaagttttgataaaattatgatttagacaccgcttcgaacgccaaataacgcctcgttttctattgtcggtataactattttatttttaaaatacctcaatattatacttttctttaatatttttgcatcaaaattatttctattataaattaatattctatatattttcggATATTTTCAGATCtttttacatgtatacgtatattcatgtctacctgcctgtctgtatgtatatatgtagatgtatatatatgtgtgtgtgtgtgtatgtatttatatatatttatatatataaatacatatatatatatatatatatatatatatatatatatatatgtttatatatatatatgaatatatatttatatttatatatatatatatatatatatacatttatatatatatatatatatatatatatatatatatataaaaatatatatatatatatatatatatatatatatatatatatatatatatatatatatatatatatatatatataaataaatagataaaagatataaaaatataaagacgtatagaaatgaatatatatatatatatatatatatatatatatatatatatatatatatatatatatatatatatgtatatataaatatatatatttatataaatatatatatttatataaatatatatatatatacatatatatatatatatatatatatatatacatatatatatatacatatatatatatatatatatatatatatatatatatatatatatatatatatatatatatatatatatatatatattcacttctatacgtctttatatttttatattttttttttatttatatatatatatatatacatatatatatatatatatatatatatatatatatatatatatatatatatatatatatatatacatacatacatacatatacatatatacatatatatacatatatatacatataaacacatatatacatatatattatatatatatacatatatatacatatatatacatatatatacatatatatacatatatatacacatatatatatatatatatatatatattcacttctatacgtctatatatttttatatcttttttttatttatctatatatttatctacaattatcgacatattcatgatatatttatctatatttacatatttattgatgtatttatctctatttatcagcagggttattgatatatttcactatatttatctacatatttatttatatgtttctctatatttatcagtagatttattgatacatttctctatatttatcagtagatttattgatatatttctttatatttatcaacagatttattgatatatttctctatatttatcagtagatttattgatatatttctttatatttatcaacagatttattgatatatttctctatatttatcagcagatttattgatgtatttatctatatttatcagcagatttattgatatgtttatctatatttacatattgaagtatagttctttatttatcagcaggcttattgatgtatttatctacatttatcagcagatttattgatacattgatatatttatgtatatttacttatttattgatgtatttatctatatttttcagcaggtttattgatatatctatctatatttatctacatatttattgatgtatttatctatatttttcagcaggtttattgatatatctatctatatttatttacatatttattgatgtatttatttatatttatttacatatttattgatgtatttatttatatttagctacatatttattgatgtatttatttatatttagctacatatttattgatgtattaatttatatttatctacatatttattgatatatctatctacatatttattgatatatctatctacatatttaatgatatatttctctatatttatccacgtatttattgacatatttacctatatttaggtacatattaattgatatatttatctatatttatttacatattcattgatatatttagctacatttatctacatatatattgatatatttctctacatatttaattatatatttatctatatttatctacatatttaattatatatttatctatatttatctacatatttattgatatatctatctagatgtatctacatatatattgatatatttatctacatatttagttatatatttatcaatatttatctacgtatttatatatatattctctatatttatctacatattcattgatatatttatctatatttacataattattgatgcatttatctatatttatcagcagatttattgatatatttatctatatttacatatttattgatgcatttatctatatttatctacatatttattgatgtatttatctttatttatcagcagatttaattatatatctgtctacatttatctacatatatattgatatatttatctacatatttgattatatatttatctatgtatttattgatatatttacctatatttagctacatattcattgatatatttaactatatttatctttatatttgattatatatttctctttatatttactgatattattctctctatatacaaattttatttaacttcatatttacttatttatttctctttatatttaatgatttatttatcagTATAGTTAACGCTATATTTGTTgatgtgtttattgttatgtttatctatattgatttatatatttatctatatttattgacattgatctaaatttctctatatttttatatattatatatttatatatatttatatatatttatatatatttatatatatttatgtatatttatgtatatatatatatatatttatatatatatatatatatgtatgtatatatatatatatatatatatatatatatatatatatatatatatatatatatttataaatgtatggttatatgtatatgtatgtacatgtataagtttggttatatgtatatgtttggttatatgtatatgtatggttacatgtatatgtatgtacatgtatatgtatgtacatgtatatgtatgtacacgtatatgtatgtacatgcatatgtatgtacatgtatatgtatgtacatgtatatgtatggttacatgtatatgtatgtacatgtatatgtatggttacatgtatatgtatgtacatgtatatgtatggttacatgtatatgtatgtacatgtatatgtatggttacatgtatatgtatgtacatgtatatgtatgtacatgtatatgtatggttacatgtatatgtatgtacatgtatatgtatgtacatgtatatgtatgtacatgtatatgtatggttacatgtatatgtatgtacatgtatatgtatgtacatgtatatgtatgtacatgtatatgtatgtacatgtatatgtatgtacatgtatatgtatgtacatgtatatgtatggttatctgtatatgtatggttatatgtatatgtatgtacatgtatatgtctggttacctgtttatgtatgtacatgtatatatatggttatatgtatatgtttgtacatgtatatgtctggttacctgtttatgtatgtacatgtatatatatggttatatgtatatgtatagaggtaCATGTATTACTGATAACATGAAGTCGGGTGTTGGCTAACTGTACTGGCTTGTGTTATGGGTATgacatttattaataattttaccaTGATGATTTGTCAATTTTCTCATTAGGGAGATACTGTGGCTCCTAAAGGAGCCGATGTTGAGATGGGAGAACCAAGAAGAGTGTTTACTTCTTCTCGGTCTTCTTGGGGAGGAGCACAGCCTGGATGTTAGGCAGAACACCACCCTGGGCAATGGTGACGCCAGACAACAGCTTGTTGAGCTCTTCATCGTTACGGATGGCAAGCTGCAAGTGACGGGGGATGATACGGGTCTTCTTGTTGTCACGAGCGGCGTTACCTGCCAATTCCAGGACCTCAGCGGCCAGGTATTCCATGACGGCAGCCAG harbors:
- the LOC125043492 gene encoding histone H2A: MSGRGKGGKVKGKSKSRSSRAGLQFPVGRIHRLLRKGNYAERVGAGAPVYLAAVMEYLAAEVLELAGNAARDNKKTRIIPRHLQLAIRNDEELNKLLSGVTIAQGGVLPNIQAVLLPKKTEKK